A region from the Cryptosporangium arvum DSM 44712 genome encodes:
- the tgmA gene encoding putative ATP-grasp-modified RiPP encodes MTSQHAAYGAVFPISDQLPLGRITADLASMALRSGEVLGSDGVKTGHDPDEASQPELVSPEEAGAARPFGLRFATLPDRAVNLPLDTIAYDDDTQVALAREGAGWAPLAHHSMGLTLRTTGQIPREDEIHDKSS; translated from the coding sequence GTGACCAGCCAGCACGCGGCTTACGGGGCGGTTTTCCCGATCAGCGACCAGCTGCCGCTGGGTCGGATCACCGCCGATCTCGCGAGCATGGCGCTGCGGTCGGGTGAGGTGCTCGGCAGCGACGGCGTGAAGACCGGCCACGACCCCGACGAGGCGTCGCAGCCGGAGTTAGTGTCGCCGGAGGAAGCCGGGGCCGCGCGGCCCTTCGGGCTGCGTTTCGCCACGCTTCCCGACCGGGCCGTCAACCTGCCGTTGGACACGATCGCCTACGACGACGACACCCAGGTGGCATTGGCCAGGGAGGGTGCCGGCTGGGCGCCGCTGGCCCACCACTCGATGGGGTTGACGCTGCGTACCACCGGCCAGATCCCCCGCGAGGACGAGATCCACGACAAGTCTTCCTGA
- a CDS encoding DUF3073 domain-containing protein gives MGRGRAKAKQTKVARELKYSSPNTDLDALQRELSSSPSSASTDDDEYEDEYSGRYDEDDWAPRR, from the coding sequence ATGGGGCGCGGCCGTGCTAAGGCTAAGCAGACAAAGGTCGCGCGTGAGCTGAAGTACAGCTCTCCCAACACCGACTTGGACGCTCTCCAACGGGAGCTGTCCAGCTCCCCTAGTTCCGCCTCCACGGATGACGACGAGTACGAAGACGAGTACTCAGGTCGTTACGACGAAGACGACTGGGCACCGCGGCGCTGA